The following are encoded in a window of Mustela nigripes isolate SB6536 chromosome 3, MUSNIG.SB6536, whole genome shotgun sequence genomic DNA:
- the LOC132013167 gene encoding myelin P2 protein yields MSNKFLGTWKLVSSEHFDDYMKALGVGLATRKLGNLAKPRVIISKKGDIITIRTESTFKNTEISFKLGQEFEETTADNRKTKSMVTLSRGSLNQVQKWDGKETTIKRKLVDGKMVVECKMKGVVCTRIYEKV; encoded by the exons ATGAGCAACAAATTCTTGGGCACCTGGAAACTTGTCTCCAGTGAGCACTTTGATGATTACATGAAAGCTCTGG GTGTGGGGTTAGCCACCAGAAAACTGGGAAATTTGGCCAAACCCCGTGTGATCATCAGCAAGAAAGGGGATATTATAACTATAAGGACTGAGAgtacatttaaaaacacagagaTCTCCTTTAAGTTAGGTCAGGAATTTGAAGAAACCACAGCCGACAACAGGAAAACAAAG AGCATGGTGACCTTGTCAAGAGGCTCGTTGAATCAAGTGCAGAAATGGGATGGCAAAGAGAcgacaataaaaagaaagctggtggATGGGAAAATGGTAGTG gAATGTAAAATGAAGGGCGTGGTCTGCACCAGAATTTATGAGAAGGTCTGA